Part of the Sporomusa termitida genome, GGCCTTTGAATTAATTGACCGCTTTTGTAAACGCTGGCTGGGAGACAGCAAAGAGGTCGAGCATTTAGGCAAATCACCGCCCAGGAATGATACCAGTGAAATGGGCCTGGCGCTTGGCGATCTCGCCGATATTATACGTCAGTATCCCGCCGTTATCGCTTATCTGCCTCAGGCCGGCGACAACACGCTGTTGGCAGGACTGGAAACGGTCGAAGGCGGCCGCATTGTTAAACCGGTTTTTGAGGAATTTCTCCAGCACTATGGCATGCGGTGTACCGGAGAAATTGATATTACACGGCCCCGCAACCCAGCCAGCTTATCCCGGCAATCCTAAGCCATATTCAAAGCGTACAGCCAGGTGAACATCGCCGTAAGTTTGCCGAAGGCGAAAAACGGGCAGAAGAAGCGGCCAAAATGCTGTCAGCCCGCTTAAAAAAAATAAAGGGCGGCGCCGTAAGAGCAAAAATCATGGACAAGCTCGTTAAAACCTATCGGGGACTGGCCGGCTTTAGAGAATACCCCAAATATTTCATTGTCGCCCACTTTAACTTATATAAACAAGCCATTATGAAAGAAGCGGAAAAGCTTGTTTGTCAGGGAGTGCTTAACCAGGCCGAAGATGTGTATTATCTGTCCCTTACTGAACTGGAGCAAGTTATCCGGGCAGCTCATGCCGATCAGCAATTGATTGCTGACCGTAAGGAAAAATACCGGGAATATGAAAAACTAACGCCGCCCAGGGTGATGACCAGTGAAGGTGAAATCATCAATGGCAGCTATGGCGAACAGGCTGCACCGCCGGGAGCGCTGCCCGGAATCCCGGTATCGGCCGGAATCGTGGAGGGACGCGCCCGGGTCATTCTAAAACCGGAGCAAGCAAAGCTGGACAAAGGGGATATCCTGGTGGCCGCCTTTACAGATCCTGGCTGGACTCCGTTTTTTGTATCGGCAAGCGGCGTAGTTACCGAAGTGGGCGGACTAATGACCCATGGTGCGATTGTAGCCCGCGAATATGGTATTCCAGCCGTTGTGGGCGTCCAGCAGGCTACCAGTCTCATTCGGGAGGGGCAGCGAATTCGCGTGAACGGGACCAAAGGCTATATTGAACTACTGGATGATTTGCCGCCTGCCAGCCCGGTACATTAAAATCAGCCTTTAGGGTAAAGATTTTCTTATCCCTTAGGTACTAGCAGCGAATTTTTAATTCTGATGGGACAATAAAAGACGGCTGCCGGTTGCCGTCTTTTGGTTTCCTATCAGACTCTCTTAGTGCGATAGCCCCTTTTGTTTGTATGACCAGCTTTATAAAACAGATCGGGCCGGCCCGGTCTATCCGTGATGCCAACTATGACCGGCAGGAAAACTGTCGCCGTCCTGCTCAGCCGGTTGCGGCGCGCCGTGATCGCTGTCCATATCCACAGAATTTACCAAGTCGGCCATGATTTGATGAAAGGCCATATCCTGCTGAAGCATTTGCTTCATGACCCCCTGCAGCTCGGGCGTTTTCATCATATCCTTCATTACCTGCTGCATGGCGGGGTCTTTCATCATGTCCAGGCACTGCTTTTGCATCGCCGGTGTCTTCATCATTTCAGCCATGGCCTGGGGGTTCATTTTTCCCGGCATCACCCCGGGCTGATTGGCCTGCGTTCCCCAGGCCTGCGTCGATTTTTCAGGCGCCCCGGCGATTGCCGGGCTGACTCCTACAGCCAGCACCGCCGCAGTTAACAGGCCGCCAACAGCCCAAACGCTAAACTTTTTGTTCACCCTAAACCCTCCCAGATAATTATTGTTGCTATTCATAGGTTCTTATTATAATACCCGCTTGGCCCCATAATAGCGGTTGACAAAATAAGTGTCGCTCATATCACCAAATGCTACAATGCCCTGGCCAAAAGAGGTATGGATAAATTTGCCGCCGCCGGTATAAATGCCCACATGGGAGGCACCCTGTTCATAAGTGCTGAAATACACCAGGTCACCTGGCTGCAGGTCTGCCGGCGCAACCGTCCGCCCGACCATAAACTGCAAGTCGGCGGTCCGCGACAAGTTGACACCGGCCTGCCTGTAGAC contains:
- a CDS encoding PEP-utilizing enzyme, whose amino-acid sequence is MDKLVKTYRGLAGFREYPKYFIVAHFNLYKQAIMKEAEKLVCQGVLNQAEDVYYLSLTELEQVIRAAHADQQLIADRKEKYREYEKLTPPRVMTSEGEIINGSYGEQAAPPGALPGIPVSAGIVEGRARVILKPEQAKLDKGDILVAAFTDPGWTPFFVSASGVVTEVGGLMTHGAIVAREYGIPAVVGVQQATSLIREGQRIRVNGTKGYIELLDDLPPASPVH